The bacterium genome includes the window CCTGATTCGGGACGAATCGGCGACAATATCTGGAGACCGCTACGAATGGCAAGAATCAGACTGGAAGCTGTCGAAGACCTTCTCGAAGAGGGGAAGGATCGGGGTTTTTTGACCTTCAGGGAGATAAATGACGCTCTCCCGGAAGACATGGTCGACCCCGAGAGCCTCGACGAATTGATCATGATGTTCCGCGACCTGGACATAGCCGTCGTCGACGACGACGCCGCCGGGGAAGAGCTGCAGCAGGCGGAGCAGGCCGAGGGCGGCGAAGAAGAAGAGGCCAAGGAGGAGGACGCCGCCGCCGAAGAGGAAGAGGAGGACGAGGCGACCGACTACGAGACCCTCTTCGAGAAGACGAACGACCCGGTGCGCATGTACCTGCGCGAGATGGGCTCGGTCTCCCTCCTCACCCGCGAGGGAGAGGTGGAGATAGCCAAGCGCATCGAGGCGGGGCTAAACGAGGTTTTCGACGCCGCCTTCAGCGGCTCTCTCGCAGTGACCGAGATGGTGGAGCTTGGCCGCAGGCTCCGCACGGGCGAGCTTGTGCTTCGCGCCGTGGTTGACACCATGGAAGGCGAGGAGGACATCGAATCCGAGGAAGAGGAGGAGTTCGAGGAGATAGCCGTCGCCCCGGACGAAGAGGAGGAAGCGGAGGCGGTAAAGCCGCCCCCCGCCATCGAAGCCAGCGCCGAAACCGTCCTTGAAGTGGCGCTCGACCCGCTCCTCGAAAAGATAATCCTGACCATCGAGGACATCCGCAGCTGCGAGATCGCCCGCGCCGAGCTTAGACAGAAAGCAGCCAGGGGCGAGAGCGTCGAAAAGTGCAAGGACGAGATCTGCCTTTTGCAAAAGCAGATGATCACCCATTTTCGCTCCCTCAACCTCCGGGAGCAGGTGGTCGAGAAGATTGTCGAGAGGTACTTTCACCTTACCGAAAGGGTGCGGGCCACCGAAATGGCCCTTGAGAAGCTGGAAGGGTCGCTCGGCATGTCGCCGGGGGATTTCGTCGCGCTTTACGACAGCCACAGTCTCCGCGACGTCTGCCACCGCATGAACATGCGCCCCGACCAGGTCAAGCGCCTCCGCAAGGAGGTGGTGCGCCACCTCGAACTGCTCGGAAATATCGAGATAATCACGGGGCTCACCCGCAAGGACCTCTTCAGGAAGGTTTCCGACATCCGCTCCGGCCAGCTTCGCGCCAAGATAGCGAAGAGCGAGCTGATCGAAGCCAATCTGCGGCTCGTCGTATCCATAGCGAAGAAGTACACCAACAGGGGGCTTCAGTTTCTCGACCTGATACAGGAGGGGAACATCGGCCTTATGAAGGCGGTGGACAAGTTCGAGTACCAGCGCGGCTACAAGTTCTCCACCTACGCGACCTGGTGGATACGTCAGGCGATAACCCGCGCCATAGCCGACCAGGCCCGCACCATCCGCGTCCCCGTACACATGGTGGAGACCATCAACAAGCTGGTGCGCACCTCAAGGTATCTCGTGCAGGAGCTGGGCCGCGAGCCCAAGCCCGAAGAGATAGCCGAGAGGATGGACATGAGCCCCTCGAAGGTGCGCAAGGTCCTCAAGATAGCCAAAGAGCCCATCAGCCTCGAAACGCCCATCGGAGACGAGGAAGATTCGCATCTGGGGGATTTCATCGAGGACAAGAAGGCTATCGCACCCGACGAGGCCGCCGTTCTGGCGAATCTCGCGGAGAAGACGCGGGAAGTTCTCTCCACCCTCACGCCGAGGGAGGAGAAGGTTCTTCGCATGCGGTTTGGCATAGGCGAAAAATCGGATCATACTCTGGAAGAAGTAGGCAGGGATTTCGCCGTGACGCGCGAGCGCATACGCCAGATAGAGGCCAAGGCGCTGCTCAAGCTCCGTCATCCGACGCGGAGCAAGAAGCTGAAGCACTTTTTGAAATAACCGGCTTTCTCTTTTAAGCGAAGGGCCGCGTCGTTTCTCGGGCGCGGGTCTTGGCGTATAACGATACTGCCGCGCGGAGTAAAACCGGCATAATTTTTTGAGAAAAATTCAAACGAGCTAAAAAAACATCTTGCAGTGTTTCATTTGGCTGTGATACAAATCCGACCTCCTCAAATGGGGGGAAAGTTCTCCCCAACGGCTCCACTACCAAGGCTTCACCGGTATGAGCCGACAAACAGCCCGGCTGTTAAGTAGTCCATGCAGGGCCCGCGGCGGCCCGCAGAAGAAAAGAACATTAGTTTTTAGGGAAATATCCGGACCCCGTTCGCGGGGACGGGTTTAGCGTTGCTTTGAACTGACGAGACTCGCAAGGAAGGTTCCATGCCAACCATTAACCAGTTGATACGCAAGGGTCGCCAGCAGGTGAAGACGAGAACCGCTTCTCCCGCTCTGGATGCATGTCCCCAGCGCCGGGGCGTTTGCGTGCGCGTCTACACCACCACGCCCAAGAAGCCGAACTCGGCTCTTCGTAAGGTCGCCCGCGTAAGGCTCACCAACGGCAAGGAAGTCACGGTTTACATACCCGGCGTCGGCCACAACCTCCAGGAGCACTCGGTGGTTCTGGTCCGCGGCGGCCGCGTCAAGGACTTGCCCGGCGTTCGTTACCATATAGTTCGCGGAACTCTGGATACCTCCGGCGTCAACGACCGCCGTCAGGGACGTTCCAAGTACGGCGCCAAGAAGCCGAAGTAGGAGTAATCAGGGATGGTCTTCAAAAAGAGAACGGAAGAAGCCCCGCGCAAGGTCGTCCGCATCAAGCGCACCCGCAAGGTCGCGGATGCCCGCTACGGCGACGAGCTTCTGGGCAAGCTGATAAACAAGATCATGCTGGACGGCAAGAAGTCCACTGCTGAATCGATCGTCTATCACGCTCTTGAGATAATCGAGACGAAGAGCGGGCAGAACGGCCTTGAGTCCTTCCGCACCGCACTCGACAAGATAAAGCCCATCGTAGAGGTAAAGTCGAGGCGCGTCGGCGGCTCCACCTATCAGGTGCCGATCGAGGTCGCCCCTAACCGCCGCCTCTCCCTCGGTCTCCGCTGGCTCGTAGGCTACGCCCGCGCCAGAGGCGAAAAGACGATGGAGGAGAAGCTGGCCGCCGAGATACTCGAC containing:
- a CDS encoding 30S ribosomal protein S12; translated protein: MPTINQLIRKGRQQVKTRTASPALDACPQRRGVCVRVYTTTPKKPNSALRKVARVRLTNGKEVTVYIPGVGHNLQEHSVVLVRGGRVKDLPGVRYHIVRGTLDTSGVNDRRQGRSKYGAKKPK
- a CDS encoding 30S ribosomal protein S7, producing the protein MVFKKRTEEAPRKVVRIKRTRKVADARYGDELLGKLINKIMLDGKKSTAESIVYHALEIIETKSGQNGLESFRTALDKIKPIVEVKSRRVGGSTYQVPIEVAPNRRLSLGLRWLVGYARARGEKTMEEKLAAEILDALQDRGSSIKKRDDTHAMAEANKAFAHFRW